The following are encoded together in the Nitrosopumilus sp. b3 genome:
- a CDS encoding dicarboxylate/amino acid:cation symporter, with translation MAIKSFNYPIPQITYLVKKKLWAQVLFALFLGLIAGIILGPEMGLVEKNTAELITDWLSIPANLFLKIIQMIIIPLIFASIIRGITSSGSMEQLQKLGLGASVYFVLTTIIALTIGILIVSAIEPGNFIDSSLIRESFGIEDMEPVEKTEFNIHDIPQSIVGLIPSNPLSSFMSGEMLSIIIFALIVGVSMIALPKKSSQPILDLLESIQKLTMKVVSWAMRLAPFAAFGLIAGITSKVGLSALAVLGAYMTTVVIGLFIMILAYMLIIKFVAKRPLSTTFAMMKDAQLLAFSTSSSAAVMPLSIKTAEEKMKVKPKVSQFIIPLGATINMDGTALYQIVAVFFLAQLFSIDLGFTTILLITLTALAASIGAPSAPGTGIVILSTILITAGIPPVAVVLLLGVDRILDMTRTMVNVTGDLTACLVFDKRINTDNIPED, from the coding sequence ATGGCAATCAAGTCTTTCAATTATCCTATTCCTCAAATTACGTATTTAGTTAAGAAAAAACTCTGGGCACAGGTACTCTTTGCATTATTTTTAGGGCTAATTGCAGGAATAATTCTAGGTCCAGAAATGGGTCTCGTTGAAAAAAATACTGCAGAGCTAATTACAGACTGGTTATCTATTCCTGCAAATTTATTTCTAAAAATTATTCAGATGATCATTATTCCTTTAATTTTTGCATCAATAATTCGAGGAATTACATCTTCTGGAAGTATGGAGCAGTTACAAAAACTTGGATTAGGAGCATCAGTGTATTTTGTATTAACAACCATCATTGCATTAACAATAGGAATTCTTATTGTATCTGCAATAGAACCAGGAAATTTTATTGATAGTTCATTGATTAGAGAAAGTTTTGGTATTGAAGATATGGAGCCTGTTGAAAAAACAGAATTCAACATACATGACATTCCACAGAGTATTGTTGGCTTAATTCCAAGTAATCCATTATCGTCTTTTATGTCCGGTGAAATGTTAAGCATAATTATTTTTGCATTAATTGTAGGAGTCTCGATGATTGCATTACCTAAAAAAAGTTCTCAGCCAATTCTTGACTTGTTAGAATCCATACAAAAACTCACCATGAAAGTAGTTTCATGGGCAATGCGTCTTGCACCATTTGCAGCATTTGGATTAATTGCAGGAATCACATCCAAAGTCGGTCTTTCAGCACTTGCAGTTCTTGGAGCATACATGACAACAGTGGTGATTGGTCTTTTTATTATGATATTGGCATATATGCTAATCATCAAATTTGTTGCAAAGAGACCATTATCAACCACATTTGCAATGATGAAGGATGCACAGTTATTGGCATTCTCAACTTCCAGTTCTGCAGCAGTAATGCCATTATCAATTAAGACAGCAGAAGAGAAAATGAAAGTAAAACCAAAGGTGTCTCAATTCATTATTCCGTTGGGTGCAACAATTAACATGGATGGCACTGCACTATACCAAATTGTAGCAGTATTTTTCCTAGCACAATTATTCAGTATTGATTTAGGATTTACTACAATATTGCTAATCACATTAACAGCGCTTGCAGCATCAATTGGAGCACCTTCAGCTCCTGGAACAGGTATTGTAATACTTTCAACAATTCTGATAACAGCAGGCATCCCACCTGTTGCAGTAGTGCTTTTGTTGGGGGTCGATAGGATTTTAGATATGACAAGAACGATGGTAAATGTTACAGGAGATCTTACTGCATGTCTGGTTTTTGATAAGAGAATAAACACTGACAATATACCTGAAGATTAA